GTTTTCTGTTTGAGCAGCtttagcaacaaaaacagcttgGATGTTATAGTTTTTTGACTTGAGGTTTAGAGATGTGATCCACTCTAACAAACATACCATTTCTACTAATATATTTGaagttcaaattaaatgtgATAAATTGTAATGAAATAATTGATCTTCAGGATAATCTATCTGCTTGTTTTTTGATAGAGAAGGTGTCTTTTCCCCTTCACAGCTGTGATTTGATGATAGATGGAGCGTGCTACACTGTCTCTTCAGAGGCGGACTCCTACTATGGAGCCCAGAGTCACTGTCAGGTAAGAGACAGGTGTGTTATCCTGTTAGAGCGCGGGGCATATTCGATAACCCAATAATGGATTCTCTATTGTGGATTTGACCATTAAAGAGGATTCTACTGCTCTAACTGTGTGTTGAACAGAGTCTTGGGGGAATTCTGGCAGAAATCCACAGTCAGAAGGTTCAGGACATCTTGGCTTTTTATCTCAGTGAGCTCCAGGCGAGCAATGAAGTCACCCACGCTGACTCTGAAACTGGAAACTTCTGGATAG
This genomic interval from Oryzias melastigma strain HK-1 unplaced genomic scaffold, ASM292280v2 sc08133, whole genome shotgun sequence contains the following:
- the LOC112138504 gene encoding C-type lectin domain family 18 member A-like; protein product: MIDGACYTVSSEADSYYGAQSHCQSLGGILAEIHSQKVQDILAFYLSELQASNEVTHADSETGNFWIGLTYKFPKDSFRWDSGESLQFSSFAFRQPDSQGYEGYLELMWNSAECIMNGVA